The Populus alba chromosome 4, ASM523922v2, whole genome shotgun sequence genome contains a region encoding:
- the LOC118036268 gene encoding serine/threonine-protein kinase ATR isoform X1, giving the protein MPTPNLSSLVHELRERIAATSSTPPNTNTNTNTNTAAENDSALEIRFRAVLPNLLHAYVVPSSSASEREVIAVLKLISHIARNFPGVFYHGQGSAILPVIGRVLPFFAEPTFRARHGVIFDTVGSLLSLLRTGARDAYCQFFIDAMLAVEDILYVASFSVDNRSVPESGRILLKCFCKSFSGIFDDPACISGLPASSKPDDGAGVLINVTGTERWMTFATWMVKLLSKCVTEGTLYVEGLISLANVSAACSLLCFGNADLHMACFDFARVVTSVIDHDIVPHENMIRSIAAILSEDNEGPFYFRNMVYDSSLGSCLNVLHSSCSDAIVEITAAGLINVFPQSMQRTKSQELKVALCCSYSRIARTCPPHIWRPESLIHMLCCPEPFSSLIDCFHVALSILGPDRVGGRMENNDDASLSVSGDITVQNSSVGKKRHSQNVDTIQTKRRKVDDNVMASDPSVLAECKLSSIVNSKRDEEYADCMHKSLVSFLELLKPTAKPDSLRPDVALAALSMLCIAFCRFPTTYLSICIFQQMHAWIPWICEQVEQGGSVALDISNYLEGIHTMLLVQSPFLMEDKPFKFKGDCTDLMHIVLKLPWTRPDMVIGPHPPWKTKCFSIQVVSKLGSIIKTEHALELMELGLNDEAEEVRIETITSMSVIVLWSGLGLQAEMFKRLDLLGKEENIKVKRSIPFNLGFLSCFYGSCSIVDGPPLGECKLFIDINNEKHGKTTDYLQGFWCSKCDRSIVHNHKVHLKIMQPPDFQSARVGLNSHFPQLQSLFFKLLYDESSEEVQVACVRIIRRILVHGSEDILIKTKSEWIKCVEFLLLNKKKALREAFCTQISSFLESPVFSCLFLNGDSSNKTNEQKFLGLMKHALSAAEDPQIFETLLECVSQIMIAVDIHSQLFLSCLILLVDQLDHPYVTVRMSASRLIHKSCYFHLKGGFELILSKVVHIRNELFDYLTTRFTSHPKMVREFAEAVFGVETKELVEKMIPIVLPKLVVSQQDNNRAVQTLFELAKCLNTDMVPLIVNWLPKVLAFALHRADKQELLSTLQFYHDQIGSDNQEIFAAALPALLDELVCFLDGGDSVEINQRLSRVPEMIKEIARVLTGGEDLPGFLRNHFVGLLNGIDRKMLHAEDLSLQKQALRRIKMLIEMMGSQLGTYVPKLMVLLMHAIDKESLQNEGLSVLHFFIEQLANKSPSSTKHVISQVFAALIPFLERYKENPSTHLNKVVNILEELVLKNRTILKQHIHEFPLLPSIPELMEVNKAIQEARGSMTLKDQLRDVVDGLNHENLNVRYMVVCELSKLLNLRRGDITSLITGEVAADMDILSSLITALLRGCAEESRTAVGQRLKLVCADCLGALGAVDPAKVKGISSQRFKIECSDDDLIFELIHKHLARAFRAAPDTIVQDSAALAIQELLKIAGCEASLDGTASLSQTLKDKSAKSSSGMNTRGQRLWDRFSNYVKEIIAPCLTSRFQLPNVADSASVGPIYRPSMSFRRWIFYWIKKLTAHATGSRASIFNACRALVRHDMQLAIYLLPYLVLNAVCHGTEEARHSIAEEILCVLDAAASDNSGAAVGGQSEVCIQAVFTLLDNLGQWMDDFEQELALSQSFQSPTSKKQASKSKGQGSISSTDQDQLLVQCKYVSELLTAIPKLTLARASFRCQAYARSLMYFESHVRGKSGAFNPAAERSGIFEDEDVSYLMEIYSCLDEPDGLSGLACLRKSLSLQDQLLINKRAGNWAEVLTSCEQALQMEPCSVQRHSDVLNCLLNMCHLQAMVTHVDGLISRVPQYKKTWCMQGVQAAWRLGRWDLMDEYINGADHDGLLCSGSESNASFDMDVAKILQSMMKKDQFSVAEKIALSKQALIAPLAAAGMDSYVRAYPFIVKLHLLRELEDFHTLLVDDSFLVKKFHLGHLEFTKLMENWEHRLRFTQPSLWAREPLLGFRRLVFGASSLGAHVGICWLQYAKLCRLAGHYETANRAILEAQASGAPNVHMEKAKLLWSTRRSDGAIAELQQTLLHMPEKVVGAAARSSITSLSLVPLNPQPAFCDTQASSENLDIAKTLLLYSRWIHYTGQKQKEDVITLYTRVRDLQPKWEKGFFYLAKYCDEVLVDARKRQEDNYELGPRPVPLSSTSISPSNTERRWWTYTPDVLLFYAKGLHRGHKNLFQALPRLLTLWFEFGSIYQRCGSSPNQELKKVHDKVMSIMRGCLKDLPTYQWLTVLPQLVSRICHQNEDIVKLVKRIITSVIQQYPQQGLWIMAAVSKSAVPSRREAAAAIIQEAKKGFSQGNNGSNLFVQFASLIDHLIRLCFHPGQSKARTINISTEFSALKRMMPLEIIMPIQQSLTVSLPTYDMNLTDPLTSVIFSASDLPTISGIADEAEILSSLQRPKKIVLLGSDGIEHPFLCKPKDDLRKDARMMEFTAMINRLLSKYPESRRRKLYIRTFAVIPLTEDCGMVEWVPHTRGLRHILQDIYIKYGKFDRQKTNPQIKRIYDQCHGKMPEDEMLKNKILPLFPPVFHKWFLTTFSEPAAWFRARVAYAHTTAVWSMVGHIVGLGDRHGENILFDSTTGDCVHVDFSCLFDKGLQLEKPELVPFRLTQNMIDGLGITGYEGIFLRVCEITLSVLRTHRETLMSVLETFIHDPLVEWTKSHKSSGVEVQNPHAQRAINNIEARLQGVVVGVGAAPSLPLAVEGQARRLIAEAVSHKNLGKMYIWWMPWF; this is encoded by the exons CTTGGATGGTTAAGCTTCTTAGCAAATGTGTGACTGAAGGGACGCTTTATGTGGAGGGACTCATTAGTTTGGCAAATGTTTCAGCTGCTTGTTCGCTGTTGTGTTTTGGAAATGCTGATTTGCATATG GCATGTTTTGACTTTGCACGTGTCGTCACATCAGTCATAGATCATGATATTGTTCCTCATGAGAATATGATCAGGTCAATAGCTGCAATACTAAGTGAGGACAACGAGGGACCTTTTTATTTCAG AAACATGGTGTATGATTCCTCCTTGGGTAGTTGCCTCAATGTATTGCATTCCAGTTGTTCAGATGCTATTGTAGAGATAACAGCTGCAGGCTTGATAAATGTCTTTCCTCAGTCAATGCAGAGAACCAAAAGCCAAGAGCTCAAG GTAGCTTTGTGCTGCTCATACTCACGGATTGCTAGAACATGCCCCCCTCATATTTGGAGGCCAGAATCTCTGATACATATGCTTTGTTGTCCTGAACCCTTTTCTTCCTTGATTGATTGCTTTCATGTAGCTCTGTCGATTCTTGGTCCTGATCGTGTTGGAGGGAGGAtggaaaataatgatgatgcaaGCTTATCAGTATCTGGTGATATAACAGTCCAGAACTCAAGTGTTGGCAAAAAGAGACATTCTCAGAATGTGGATACTATACAGACCAAACGCCGTAAGGTAGATGACAATGTTATGGCTTCTGATCCCAGTGTTCTGGCAGAGTGCAAGCTTAGTTCCATAGTTAATTCTAAAAGAGATGAAGAATATGCTGATTGTATGCATAAATCGCTTGTTTCATTCCTCGAACTTTTAAAGCCTACTGCTAAACCTGATTCTTTAAGACCAGATGTTGCACTAGCAGCTCTTAGCATGCTTTGCATTGCTTTCTGTAGATTTCCAACGACCTATCTGTCAATCTGTATCTTCCAGCAGATGCATGCGTGGATTCCTTGGATATGTGAGCAG GTAGAGCAAGGAGGTTCAGTTGCACTTGATATTTCCAACTACTTGGAAGGAATTCACACCATGTTGCTTGTGCAAA GCCCCTTTCTCATGGAGGACAAGCCTTTCAAATTTAAGGGTGACTGTACAGATCTTATGCATATTGTGCTAAAGCTTCCTTGGACTCGTCCAGATATGGTTATTGGTCCACATCCTCCTTGGAAGACAAAATGTTTCTCCATCCAAGTTGTCTCCAAGCTTGGCTCTATCATAAAAACTGAACATGCTCTGGAACTCATGGAATTGGGTCTCAATGATGAAGCTGAAGAAGTTAGAATTGAAACTATAACTTCTATGTCAGTGATTGTCTTGTGGTCTGGCCTTGGTTTGCAAGCAGAAATGTTCAAAAGGCTTGA CTTGCTGGGGAAAGAGGAGAACATTAAAGTTAAGAGAAGCATTCCCTTCAATCTTGGTTTCTTGTCATGTTTTTACGGATCCTGTAGTATTGTTGATGGCCCACCTCTAGGTGAATGCAAGTTATTTATAGATATCAATAATGAGAAACATGGTAAGACAACTGATTATTTACAAGGATTCTGGTGCTCAAAGTGTGACAGAAGCATTGTGCACAACCACAAGGTACACTTAAAAATAATGCAACCACCTGATTTCCAAAGTGCAAGAGTGGGATTGAATAGCCATTTTCCTCAGCTCCAGTCCTTGTTCTTTAAACTTCTTTATGATGAGTCTTCGGAAGAGGTTCAAGTTGCCTGTGTGAGAATTATTCGACGTATCCTTGTACATGGGTCtgaagatattttaattaaaacaaaatctgAATGGATTAAATGTGTTGAGTTTTTACTACTGAACAAAAAGAAGGCACTGAGAGAGGCATTCTGCACTCAGATCAGTTCCTTCCTTGAAAGTCCTGTATTCAGTtgtttatttttgaatggaGATTCATCCAATAAAACTAATGAGCAGAAGTTTTTGGGCTTAATGAAGCATGCTCTGTCAGCAGCTGAAGACCCACAAATCTTTGAGACTCTTCTGGAATGTGTATCCCAAATTATGATCGCAGTTGATATTCATAGTCAACTTTTCTTGTCCTGTCTTATTTTGCTGGTTGATCAGCTGGATCATCCATATGTGACAGTGAGAATGAGTGCATCAAGGTTAATACACAAATCTTGCTACTTTCATCTTAAAGGAGGATTTGAGCTAATCCTTTCAAAAGTAGTTCACATCAGAAATGAGCTGTTTGATTATCTAACTACGAGGTTTACAAGCCATCCAAAAATGGTCAGAGAGTTTGCAGAAGCTGTTTTTGGAGTTGAAACTAAAGAGCTTGTTGAGAAAATGATTCCCATTGTTCTTCCAAAGCTCGTGGTGTCTCAGCAGGATAACAATCGAGCAGTTCAGACATTATTTGAGTTAGCCAAGTGTTTGAACACTGACATGGTGCCGCTGATAGTTAATTGGCTACCAAAAGTGCTTGCCTTCGCACTTCATCGAGCAGATAAGCAGGAGTTACTCTCAACTTTGCAGTTTTACCATGATCAGATTGGTTCAGATAACCAAGAAATTTTCGCAGCTGCATTACCTGCACTTTTAGATGAACTAGTCTGCTTTCTTGATGGTGGTGATTCAGTTGAGATAAACCAAAG GTTATCAAGAGTGCCtgaaatgataaaagaaattgCCAGAGTTCTGACAGGTGGTGAAGATCTACCAGGCTTTCTGAGGAATCATTTTGTTGGCCTCCTTAATGGCATTGATAGAAAAATGCTTCATGCAGAGGATCTTTCGCTGCAGAAACAAGCGTTGCGACGTATTAAAATGCTAATTGAAATGATGGGATCACAGCTTGGTACTTATGTGCCAAAATTAATGGTCCTTCTTATGCATGCTATTGATAAAGAATCACTGCAAAACGAGGGCCTATCTGTCTTGCACTTTTTCATAGAGCAATTGGCAAACAAGTCACCATCTAGCACTAAACATGTCATTTCTCAAGTTTTTGCTGCCCTTATTCCCTTCTTGGAGAGATACAAAGAAAATCCTTCTACACATTTGAACAAAGTAGTGAACATTTTGGAAGAACTTGTGTTAAAGAACAGAACTATCCTGAAGCAGCATATTCATGAATTTCCTCTATTACCTAGTATTCCTGAGCTAATGGAAGTGAACAAAGCTATTCAAGAAGCACGTGGGTCAATGACTTTGAAGGATCAATTGCGAGATGTTGTTGATGGTCTTAACCATGAGAACTTGAATGTTAGGTATATGGTGGTGTGTGAGTTAAGCAAGTTACTGAATCTGAGAAGGGGAGATATTACATCTCTGATCACTGGTGAAGTTGCTGCTGATATGGACATTTTGAGCTCATTGATCACAGCCTTACTCAGAGGATGTGCAGAAGAATCAAGGACTGCAGTAGGACAGCGGCTGAAGCTGGTCTGTGCTGATTGTCTCGGAGCATTGGGTGCGGTTGACCCTGCTAAAGTAAAGGGAATTTCATCCCAGCGCTTTAAAATTGAATGTTCAGATGATGATCTTATCTTTGAGCTGATCCACAAACATTTGGCTAGGGCTTTTAGAGCTGCACCTGATACCATTGTTCAGGACTCAGCTGCACTGGCAATACAAGAATTGCTTAAGATTGCAGGTTGTGAGGCATCACTGGATGGGACTGCTTCCCTGTCACAAACCCTGAAGGACAAGAGTGCTAAAAGTAGTAGTGGAATGAATACCAGGGGTCAGAGATTGTGGGACCGATTCTCCAATTATGTCAAAGAGATAATAGCCCCTTGTTTAACCTCTAGATTTCAGCTTCCAAATGTGGCTGACTCAGCATCAGTCGGGCCAATTTACCGGCCTTCTATGTCATTCAGAAGATGGATATTCTATTGGATAAAGAAACTTACTGCACATGCAACCGGATCTCGTGCAAGTATATTTAATGCTTGTAGAGCTCTAGTGCGGCATGATATGCAACTAGCAATTTATCTGCTGCCATATTTAGTTCTGAATGCTGTTTGTCATGGTACTGAGGAGGCGCGCCACAGCATAGCTGAGGAAATCCTATGTGTTCTTGATGCTGCTGCATCAGACAACAGTGGTGCTGCAGTTGGTGGGCAAAGTGAAGTTTGTATTCAAGCTGTTTTCACTCTCCTGGATAATCTGGGCCAATGGATGGATGATTTTGAACAAGAGCTAGCTCTTTCCCAATCTTTCCAATCACCAACATCTAAGAAACAAGCATCCAAATCCAAGGGTCAAGGTTCAATTTCTTCGACAGATCAGGATCAACTCCTTGTACAGTGTAAGTATGTTTCAGAACTCTTAACTGCAATTCCAAAGCTAACACTTGCCAGGGCCTCCTTCAGGTGTCAGGCTTATGCAAGATCTTTGATGTACTTTGAGTCTCATGTGCGTGGAAAATCTGGCGCATTTAACCCAGCAGCTGAGAGAAGTGGCATATTTGAGGATGAAGATGTTTCATATTTGATGGAAATATACAGCTGCCTAGATGAGCCTGATGGTCTATCTGGGTTGGCATGTCTACGCAAATCATTAAGCTTGCAAGACCagctcttaataaataaaagagctGGAAACTGGGCTGAGGTTTTAACTTCTTGTGAGCAGGCTTTACAGATGGAGCCCTGTTCTGTTCAGCGGCATTCAGATGTCCTTAACTGTTTGCTGAACATGTGCCACCTTCAGGCTATGGTCACTCATGTGGATGGTTTAATTTCTAGGGTTCCACAATACAAGAAAACATGGTGCATGCAAGGTGTGCAAGCAGCATGGAGGCTGGGCAGGTGGGACTTGATGGATGAGTACATCAACGGGGCTGATCATGATGGTTTACTTTGTAGTGGTTCTGAAAGTAATGCTTCCTTTGACATGGATGTTGCAAAGATTCTCCAGTCTATGATGAAGAAGGATCAGTTCTCAGTTGCTGAGAAGATTGCACTATCCAAACAAGCTCTGATTGCTCCTCTTGCTGCTGCTGGCATGGATTCTTACGTGCGGGCTTACCCCTTTATCGTGAAACTTCACTTACTACGTGAATTGGAGGACTTCCACACTCTTCTTGTTGATGATTCTTTCTTGGTCAAAAAATTCCATCTGGGTCATCTAGAATTCACTAAATTGATGGAGAATTGGGAACATCGGCTCAGATTTACTCAACCATCCCTTTGGGCAAGGGAGCCTCTTTTGGGTTTCCGAAGATTGGTATTTGGTGCCAGTAGTCTCGGTGCTCATGTTGGGATCTGCTGGCTTCAGTATGCAAAGCTTTGTCGCTTGGCTGGTCACTATGAGACAGCAAACCGAGCAATTCTCGAAGCCCAGGCCTCAGGTGCACCTAATGTTCACATGGAAAAGGCCAAGCTTCTGTGGAGTACTAGGCGATCAGATGGTGCCATTGCAGAGTTGCAGCAAACTCTCCTTCACATGCCTGAAAAGGTTGTAGGTGCTGCTGCTAGGTCTTCAATTACTAGCCTTTCATTGGTTCCATTGAATCCCCAACCTGCATTTTGTGATACTCAAGCTTCGAGTGAGAATCTAGATATTGCAAAGACTCTACTTTTATATTCCAGATGGATCCATTATACGGGGCAGAAACAAAAGGAAGATGTCATAACTCTTTATACCAGGGTGAGGGATCTGCAGCCTAAGTGGGAAAAAGGATTCTTCTATTTGGCTAAATATTGTGATGAGGTGCTTGTTGATGCCAGGAAACGTCAGGAAGACAATTATGAACTAGGTCCTAGACCGGTACCATTGTCTTCCACTTCTATTTCTCCTTCAAACACTGAGAGGCGATGGTGGACTTACACACCTGATGTACTTTTATTCTATGCTAAGGGGCTGCATAGGGGCCACAAGAATCTCTTTCAAGCTCTTCCAAGATTGCTAACACTGTGGTTTGAATTTGGAAGCATTTATCAGAGATGTGGCTCATCGCCTAATCAAGAGTTGAAAAAGGTTCATGACAAG GTTATGAGTATTATGCGAGGCTGTTTGAAGGATTTGCCAACATATCAATGGTTAACAGTGCTGCCTCAATTAGTTTCTAGAATCTGCCACCAGAATGAAGATATTGTAAAGTTGGTCAAACGCATAATCACCTCTGTTATCCAGCAATACCCGCAACAAGGCCTATGGATTATGGCAGCTGTTTCAAAATCCGCAGTCCCTTCAAGGCGGGAAGCGGCTGCAGCAATCATACAAGAAGCTAAAAAGGGGTTCAGCCAAGGAAACAATGGGAGCAATTTGTTTGTTCAGTTTGCTAGCTTGATTGATCATCTTATCAGATTGTGTTTCCACCCAGGCCAATCAAAAGCAAGGACAATCAATATTTCAACTGAATTCAGTGCCCTGAAAAGGATGATGCCACTGGAAATTATCATGCCAATTCAACAATCTCTCACTGTTAGTTTACCCACGTATGATATGAATCTCACCGACCCCCTTACCTCTGTTATCTTTTCTGCTTCTGATCTTCCAACAATTTCTGGAATAGCTGACGAGGCTGAGATTCTTTCATCTCTTCAGCGACCTAAAAAA ATTGTTCTATTGGGTAGTGACGGTATTGAACACCCATTCCTTTGCAAGCCCAAGGATGACCTTAGGAAAGATGCTCGTATGATGGAGTTCACTGCAATGATAAACCGGTTGTTGTCAAAATATCCTGAAAGCCGTCGGAGGAAACTTTACATTCGTACATTTGCTGTAATTCCACTAACAGAAGACTGCGGTATGGTGGAATGGGTGCCCCACACCCGTGGACTCCGGCATATACTTCaagacatatatataaaatatgggAAATTTGACAGGCAGAAGACGAATCCTCAAATTAAACGGATATATGATCAATGCCACGGTAAAATGCCAGAAGATGAGATGCTAAAAAATAAGATCCTTCCGTTGTTCCCTCCAGTTTTCCACAAATGGTTCTTGACCACTTTTTCTGAGCCAGCTGCTTGGTTTAGGGCTCGGGTTGCTTATGCTCATACCACTGCAGTTTGGTCGATGGTTGGGCATATCGTGGGACTAGGAGATCGACATGGTGAAAACATTCTCTTTGACTCCACCACAGGTGATTGTGTCCATGTTGATTTCAGTTGTCTATTTGACAAAGGCTTGCAGTTGGAAAAACCTGAGCTAGTGCCTTTCAGGTTAACACAG AACATGATTGATGGCTTGGGCATCACGGGTTACGAGGGCATTTTCTTGAGGGTATGCGAAATCACACTTTCAGTACTGAGGACACACAGGGAAACTTTAATGAGCGTTCTTGAAACTTTCATTCACGATCCTCTTGTGGAGTGGACAAAATCTCACAAATCCAGCGGGGTTGAAGTTCAGAACCCACATGCACAG CGAGCCATTAATAATATCGAAGCAAGGTTGCAAGGGGTGGTTGTTGGCGTTGGAGCGGCACCCTCTTTGCCTCTTGCCGTGGAAGGCCAGGCTCGTCGTTTAATTGCTGAAGCAGTGTCGCACAAAAATCTTGGGAAGATGTACATATGGTGGATGCCTTGGTTTTGA